Proteins from a single region of Flavobacterium sp. YJ01:
- a CDS encoding restriction endonuclease: protein MFENDNLDWKKYEVVTKYIYETLGKESGVKIKGYGNGCKVKGKSGVSHQIDVLTSYSDGIHAYQTAIECKYWQEKINKDIVMKVAEIIEDAGINKGVIVSKKGFTEDGINYAKYKNIGLVELREAEEKIYFQDKSKANSVDVSDFKSTLLRPEILYATIDLVDKVEKEREQIKISQSLIVLSDGTQIPFEHYANMFKKELHIQKKIFQTITKSYELPGASLLNKRDNISVKIRSVVFTGVLIQRNADLKFSLVDQVWLIMKSIFEERSFIISKNGVISENK from the coding sequence ATGTTTGAAAATGATAATTTAGACTGGAAAAAATACGAAGTCGTTACCAAATATATTTACGAGACTCTCGGTAAGGAATCAGGCGTTAAAATAAAGGGCTATGGAAACGGATGTAAGGTGAAAGGTAAATCCGGAGTAAGTCATCAGATTGATGTATTGACTTCCTATTCCGATGGCATTCATGCCTATCAGACGGCAATCGAATGCAAATACTGGCAGGAAAAAATAAACAAGGATATTGTTATGAAGGTAGCCGAGATAATTGAAGATGCAGGAATTAACAAAGGAGTCATAGTTTCAAAAAAAGGTTTTACGGAAGACGGAATCAATTATGCCAAGTACAAAAACATAGGGCTCGTAGAACTGCGGGAAGCAGAGGAAAAAATATATTTCCAAGACAAATCAAAAGCTAATTCCGTGGATGTTTCTGACTTCAAATCCACCTTGCTTCGTCCTGAAATATTATATGCCACTATTGACCTTGTCGATAAAGTTGAGAAAGAAAGGGAACAAATAAAGATATCTCAATCTCTGATTGTTTTATCAGATGGCACTCAGATTCCATTTGAACACTATGCCAATATGTTTAAGAAAGAACTGCATATTCAAAAAAAAATATTCCAAACCATAACAAAGAGCTATGAACTTCCCGGGGCAAGCCTGCTAAATAAAAGAGATAATATCTCAGTTAAAATTAGAAGCGTCGTTTTTACCGGAGTGTTGATCCAGAGAAATGCTGACCTAAAGTTTTCACTTGTAGATCAAGTATGGCTTATAATGAAATCAATCTTTGAAGAAAGGTCATTTATCATTTCTAAAAATGGTGTCATATCAGAAAACAAATAA